From a region of the Panicum virgatum strain AP13 chromosome 2K, P.virgatum_v5, whole genome shotgun sequence genome:
- the LOC120688178 gene encoding beta-ureidopropionase-like, with product MASSNGKPAQAEEGSIGGYESLHRLLEANLSPELFQEASRLLLGLNCARPLEVIALPEATMTLAETHNFDVQAFRFSADKEFLRQPRVVRVGLIQNSIAVPTTCHFAEQKKAIMDKIGPIVDAAGASGVNILCLQEAWTMPFAFCTREKRWCEFAEPVDGESTQFLQELAQKYNMVIVNPILERDVNHGETIWNTAVIIGNNGNIIGIHRKNHIPRVGDFNESTYYMEGNTGHPVFETTYGKIGVNICYGRHHPLNWLAFGLNGAEIVFNPSATVGELSEPMWPIEARNAAIANSYFVGSVNRVGTEVFPNPFTSGDGKPQHADFGHFYGSSHFSAPDASCTPSLSRYRDGLAISDMDLNLCRQIKDKWAFRMTARYDMYASLLSEYLKPDFKPQVIVDPLTNKRA from the exons ATGGCGAGCAGCAACGGCAAGCCGGCGCAGGCGGAGGAGGGGTCGATCGGCGGGTACGAGTCCCTGCACAGGCTCCTGGAGGCCAACCTCTCCCCCGAGCTCTTCCAG GAAGCAAGCCGGTTGCTGTTGGGGCTGAATTGTGCACGACCTCTTGAGGTTATCGCACTGCCTGAAGCCACAATGACTCTTGCAGAAACACATAATTTTGATGTGCAG GCCTTCCGTTTTAGTGCAGATAAAGAGTTTCTTAGGCAACCACGAGTTGTTCGAGTTGGTCTAATTCAGAACTCAATTGCTGTTCCCACTACTTGTCATTTTGCTGAGCAAAAGAAGGCTATCATGGATAAAATTGGACCCATCGTTGATGCAGCTGGTGCTTCTGGTGTCAATATTTTGTGCTTACAA GAAGCCTGGACAATGCCTTTTGCATTCTGCACACGTGAGAAAAGGTGGTGTGAGTTTGCTGAACCGGTTGATGGAGAATCTACTCAGTTCCTTCAAGAACTTGCACAAAAGTATAACATGGTAATTGTGAACCCAATCCTCGAAAGGGATGTAAACCATGGGGAGACTATTTGGAATACTGCTGTCATAATTGGAAATAATGGCAACATAATTGGCATTCATCGAAAG AATCATATCCCAAGAGTTGGTGATTTCAATGAGAGTACATACTACATGGAGGGTAACACTGGGCATCCAGTGTTTGAAACAACTTATGGCAAAATAGGAGTCAACATTtgttatggaagacatcatccACTTAATTGGCTTGCATTTGGCCTCAACGGAGCTGAAATAGTGTTCAACCCATCTGCAACTGTTGGTGAACTCAGCGAACCAATGTGGCCTATTGAG GCAAGGAATGCCGCAATTGCAAACAGCTACTTCGTTGGATCAGTTAACCGGGTTGGCACAGAAGTGTTCCCAAATCCTTTCACATCTGGTGATGGGAAACCTCAGCATGCAGACTTCGGCCATTTCTATGGATCTAGCCATTTTTCAGCACCGGACGCTTCTTGCACCCCATCACTATCACGCTACCGAGATGGCTTGGCCATTTCTGATATGGATCTCAATCTATGCCGCCAGATCAAAGACAAGTGGGCCTTCCGCATGACTGCTCGTTACGATATGTATGCTTCCTTGCTATCAGAGTACTTGAAACCAGATTTTAAACCTCAAGTCATTGTCGATCCCTTGACTAACAAGAGGGCATAA
- the LOC120688171 gene encoding asparagine--tRNA ligase, chloroplastic/mitochondrial-like: MAAAAAARLLRLAPRRLQVKTSPLAALSFPLPRTPPLAAASGRRQSFCAAAQASAHAPAAAAAAATGPAGEAVGEFRKRLRVADVKGGEDEGAAWVGKELAVRGWVRTCRAQRTVTFVEVNDGSCLSNMQCVLTPDTEGYDQIDSVTTGASVLVEGVVASSQGGKQKVELKVSKITVIGKSDPTSFPIQKKRASREFLRTVAHLRPRTNTFGAVTRVRNALAYATHKFFQDNGFVWVSSPIITASDCEGAGEQFYVTTLLSNSAEGGSLLKDIPATKDGRVDWSQDFFCKPAFLTVSGQLNGETYASALSDIYTFGPTFRAENSNTARHLAEFWMIEPELAFADLNDDMACATAYLQYVVKYILENCKEDMDFFNTWVEKGIIDRLNDVVEKKFVHLSYTDAVELLLGSKKKFEFPVEWGLDLQSEHERYITEVAFGGRPVIIRDYPKEIKAFYMRQNDDGKTVAAMDLLVPRVGELIGGSQREERLDHLEARLDEQNLNKESYWWYLDLRRYGSVPHAGFGLGFERLVQFATGIDNIRDAIPFPRVPGSAEF; the protein is encoded by the exons ATGgcggctgccgcggccgcccggCTCCTCCGCCTGGCCCCGCGCAGGCTCCAGGTTAAGACCTCCCCGCTCGCCGCACTCTCGTTCCCGCTCCCGCgtacgccgccgctcgccgccgcctcggggcGGCGGCAGAGCTTCTGCGCCGCGGCGCAGGCCTCCGCTcacgcccccgctgccgctgcgGCCGCGGCGACCGGGCCGGCGGGGGAGGCCGTGGGAGAGTTCAGGAAGCGGCTGCGGGTGGCGGATGTGAAGGGAGGGGAGGACGAGGGCGCCGCGTGGGTGGGCAAGGAGCTCGCCGTGCGCGGGTGGGTGCGCACCTGCCGCGCCCAGAGGACCGTCACCTTCGTTGAG GTCAATGATGGCTCTTGCTTGTCCAATATGCAATGTGTATTGACTCCTGATACAGAAGGCTATGACCAG ATAGACTCTGTGACTACCGGAGCATCTGTACTAGTTGAGGGAGTTGTTGCAAGCAGCCAAGGCGGTAAGCAAAAAGTGGAGTTGAAGGTTTCAAAGATCACTGTG ATTGGGAAAAGTGACCCCACATCTTTTCCTATACAGAAGAAACGGGCATCAAGAGAATTTCTTAGAACTGTAGCCCATCTCCGTCCTCGGACAAACACTTTTGGTGCA GTGACAAGAGTGAGAAACGCTCTGGCATATGCAACTCATAAATTCTTCCAAGACAATGGATTTGTTTGGGTATCGAGCCCTATTATTACTGCCTCGGATTGTGAAGGAGCTGGGGAGCAGTTTTATGTGACTACTTTG CTTTCAAACAGCGCTGAAGGTGGTTCCTTACTCAAAGATATTCCTGCTACCAAGGATGGAAGGGTTGATTGGTCACAG GATTTCTTCTGCAAACCAGCATTTCTGACAGTGTCTGGACAGCTTAATGGCGAAACATATGCTTCGGCTCTGTCTGAT ATTTACACATTTGGTCCAACATTTAGGGCTGAAAATTCAAACACGGCAAGACATCTGGCTGAGTTTTGG ATGATTGAACCTGAGCTTGCCTTTGCGGATCTGAATGATGACATGGCTTGTGCAACTGCATATCTCCAGTATGTA GTAAAGTATATTCTAGAGAACTGCAAAGAAGATATGGATTTCTTCAATACATGGGTTGAGAAAGGCATAATAGATCGATTAAAT GATGTAGTAGAGAAGAAATTCGTTCACTTGTCATACACTGATGCTGTTGAGCTACTTCTTGGGTCCAAGAAGAAATTTGAGTTCCCG GTGGAATGGGGGTTAGATCTTCAAAGTGAGCATGAGAGATACATCACAGAAGTTGCTTTTGGTGGCCGCCCAGTTATAATTAGAGATTACCCAAAG GAAATCAAGGCTTTCTATATGCGGCAAAATGATGATGGGAAGACAGTTGCTGCAATGGATTTGTTGGTTCCTCGG GTTGGTGAACTTATTGGTGGAAGCCAGAGGGAAGAGCGCCTTGATCACCTCGAAGCCCGGTTGGATGAGCAAAATCTGAACAAGGAGAGCTACTGGTGGTATTTGGATCTACGGCGATATGGATCAG TTCCCCATGCTGGTTTTGGTCTTGGATTTGAACGGCTTGTACAGTTTGCAACTGGAATTGACAACATCAGAGATGCCATCCCGTTTCCCCGAGTTCCTGGCTCTGCTGAGTTTTAG